The following nucleotide sequence is from Pirellulales bacterium.
CCAGCATTCTCAAGACGGCGGGATCCGACACGAGACGGCAGGCCGCAAGGCGTCGACGCAGGACGAATGCGGATCCTGACAGCCGCAGCCCGAATAGGAGACAGCCGGCGAGCCAAAGCAGCGACAGGATTCGCACCATCAAGTTTGAAGGCCGCACGCCAAGGCTGGCGGGCATGGGTTCATTTGAAGCTCCGGTGGGAATTGAAGGCAAACCTGCGGCTGGAGTGAGTGCGTTCCCTTGAACCGCGCGAGATTCCGCTGCCGACCTTGCAGCGCGTAAGGATTGACTCGCCGTTTCACCTTCGCGGGCTGGCTGCCCACGGGAGTCCGAGGCGATCGGAGCAGAGGCCTCTCGATGATCGATTCGTTGAGCGGTCTCTTCGTGCTGCGAGGAGATGAGATTGAACATGCTCCAAGGACTGACCGGCGTCGCTATGAACAACAGCCGTGCTATGACCACGCTCCAAAGAAGATAGCGCCACCGCGCTGCCAACCGCTCCCCAAACAGCCGCAGCAGCAAGGCGATCAAGAGCGCCAATGCGGCAGCCTGCCAAGAAGCCCGCCAAACTGCCGGTCCGATCGTATCGAGCAGCGTGATCATTTTCGTTTCTCCTTAGTCGTCTTCTTTTGTGCAAGCAGTTGGCGGAGCGGTTCAATTTGATCGGAATCAAGGGATGCGTTGGTAACAAAGTGCGCCAACAGCGCTCCCACGTCCCCACCGAAGACCTTATCCAGAAAGGACCGGCCTTTCTGCCGCACACATTGTCGGCGGGGGACCGAGGCCCGATAGATATATCGCGAACCATCGACGTCATAATCCAGTGCCTCTTTTTCGACAAGCCTCGCCAAGAGCGTGCGGATTGTGCTGTGATTCCAATCGTGCGTCGCTCGGAGTTGCTTGATGACGTCTGCCGCAGTGCAGGCGCCGGATCGCCAGATCCGCTCCATCACGTCCCATTCAGAATCCGAAATCTGTACCGCACGCGGCATCGCTGAATCTCCGTTGACTACATGTGTGGCTATATGTGACCACAACTGTAGCGAGCTGTCAAGAGGAGGGCTGGCGCGGGCCAGAGATTGAGGGATTCTTCAGCGGCGCGAATAGAAGTGAGCTACGCCTTCGCGTTCTTCTGGTCGCAGCCGCAGTCAGGCGAAGGCGCCTGACCTACCCGCTACGGCTATTTCGCATCGCCGGCGAGCTTCAGGTCCGATTGCATTACGACGACCTGATAGGGGTTCCAGGTTGACATCGTGTAATAGATCCGGCATTGTCCGTTCGAGCCGGTCGTGAACCGAGCCATGAGATAGGGGCCGTACTCCCCGCCCCATACCTCGGTGCGGCCCGGATCGCTCAGCCCGTCGTGGCGCCCCTCGGCCCTTGTCGAGATGTGAATGAAGTGCCCGTAGCCGTCGTCGCGACCTGGGTCAAAAATCACCGTCCCCTCCGACCACGGTCCCCGCGGCAATTCGGCCGAACGCATCACGATCCCGCGCGGCTTCCCGGAGTTGTAGAGCATCACCAATCGCTTGGCCGGCTCGAGATAAGCAACCGAAAACTCGCCGATCTGGTTGTTCGGGAAGAGCGGGGTCGCGTTGGCCTCTCTCGGTGACCATTTCGGCTCGCGGCTCGGCTCAATGCCGCCGAAGAATTCCAGCTTCGTTCGCTGCGCTATCTCGTTAGGCCGCACGCGGGCGAGGCAGACAGTGCTTTTGCGATAGTCGCCGCTGCCAAAGATGAACAGCCAGCCGTCGGCCACCAGCATCGACACATTGATGAACTTGTCGCGCGACAATTCGTAGAGCATCTTCCAGGTTCGGCCGTCGTCGCGCGATACGGCGAGCACCGACCGCCCCATCGTCTTCGCCGCAGTGTGGTCGGTGGTGAATACGACATAAATCGCGCCTCCGACCGAGATGCCCCCGCTCGGTATTTCGAACGCTCCGAGCGAGATACCCGGCACGGTCGGCGGGAGCCACTTGCCGTCCGGTGCCTTGAAGAATTCGAGGACGATCTTCGCGGGATTTGCGCTGGTGGTCCAAGCGACAGCGTCGCGGGCGCCGGGCCGGCCGTTGGTGTCGCCGAATAGGAAATACAGCCTTCCTTTATGCTCGAACGAGCTGCCGAGATCGGTCGACTCGACGCCAAACCGTTTGCCCGTCTGGCTGAGCGTCGGCATGCCGGACGTGCGGTCTAAATCGCCGGTTAATTGGCAGATTCGTTTCGTCGAGTTCGGCACGTAAACCAATTCACTCTGCCCAGCCGCGCTCGCCGACGACATGCAGATTCCGACGGCGACAGCGACCGAGATGTGCGCAACCAACGCGAGACGCATGTCGCATTCCTCATGAAGTGCCGCCGGAATCAATCTGCGCCGCCGAGCACGTCGAAGCCGGAAATGTTGATATAGCGGTCTTTGGATTTTGGGTCCTTCTTTTCCAAAACTTTGAGTCGGATGGTGTGCTTGCCGGGCTTGAGACCGGTGTGCGACCAGTCGAAGGGAAGGTCGCGGCCGGGGCCATATTGATCGACGATTGCGACCGATTTGTCATCGATCGTCACCTCGGCTTGGCCGGCGTCGTCGAAGCGGCTACCCAGCCAACGGATTCCGGGGCCCTCGAAGGCGCATTCCACGGTAGCGCCAACGACATTGGTGAAATGAAAACCGCCGGCGTCGTTCCAAGCCGCGTGGTAAACGAGCGAGCCGTGCAATCGCCGGCGGCCCGCGGTTGGATCCAGGTAGAGATAATATGGCTGGCCTTCTTTATAGGCGTAAAACGGCCGCAGCACGACGGTCGGATCAGCGGCCAGACGCCACGTCAGCGGTTCGCCGCGGACCGGCGTCAGGCTGCGATCCAAATGGTCGAGGTCTAGCTTGCGCACGAAACTCGCGTTGGGAGCGCTTGCCGCCAGCACGACCGGACCATAGACGACGGCTGCGGGATAGGCTGACTCAGCGCTGGCCGCGGGCAAGGGGACAGTCCCCTTTTTTTTCGAAGATTCCAAAAAAGGGGACAGTCCCCAGCTCGTCAGTGCGCTTGCGTCGAGTCGCAT
It contains:
- a CDS encoding DUF4185 domain-containing protein is translated as MRLALVAHISVAVAVGICMSSASAAGQSELVYVPNSTKRICQLTGDLDRTSGMPTLSQTGKRFGVESTDLGSSFEHKGRLYFLFGDTNGRPGARDAVAWTTSANPAKIVLEFFKAPDGKWLPPTVPGISLGAFEIPSGGISVGGAIYVVFTTDHTAAKTMGRSVLAVSRDDGRTWKMLYELSRDKFINVSMLVADGWLFIFGSGDYRKSTVCLARVRPNEIAQRTKLEFFGGIEPSREPKWSPREANATPLFPNNQIGEFSVAYLEPAKRLVMLYNSGKPRGIVMRSAELPRGPWSEGTVIFDPGRDDGYGHFIHISTRAEGRHDGLSDPGRTEVWGGEYGPYLMARFTTGSNGQCRIYYTMSTWNPYQVVVMQSDLKLAGDAK
- a CDS encoding M56 family metallopeptidase encodes the protein MITLLDTIGPAVWRASWQAAALALLIALLLRLFGERLAARWRYLLWSVVIARLLFIATPVSPWSMFNLISSQHEETAQRIDHREASAPIASDSRGQPAREGETASQSLRAARSAAESRAVQGNALTPAAGLPSIPTGASNEPMPASLGVRPSNLMVRILSLLWLAGCLLFGLRLSGSAFVLRRRLAACRLVSDPAVLRML
- a CDS encoding BlaI/MecI/CopY family transcriptional regulator; translation: MPRAVQISDSEWDVMERIWRSGACTAADVIKQLRATHDWNHSTIRTLLARLVEKEALDYDVDGSRYIYRASVPRRQCVRQKGRSFLDKVFGGDVGALLAHFVTNASLDSDQIEPLRQLLAQKKTTKEKRK